From Methanobrevibacter boviskoreani JH1, one genomic window encodes:
- a CDS encoding ABC transporter substrate-binding protein, whose protein sequence is MANRSLTVPESVSKVVSTSPPTTTILYMIAPDKLGEMNFQWTSDELKYVPSQYQNYPNIGSWYGTQTGNYEQFLATEPEIIFDSVDESGEVSDVEDRQKKFGSIPDVAVYDDTNITTMNSSIEFVGKVVGEESKAKELNEFNEKNINKVESVAKNIPDNERKKVYYAESTDGLSTDPSDSVHGQLIDLCGGKNVADIGNSNSSSSVQVSIEQVIKWNPDIIITTDSEFYNGVYNNSKWSNIKAVKNHQVYLSPPHHTNGLTDL, encoded by the coding sequence ATGGCAAATAGAAGTTTAACTGTGCCGGAAAGTGTTAGTAAAGTTGTTTCTACTAGCCCTCCAACTACCACAATACTTTACATGATTGCTCCGGATAAACTAGGAGAAATGAACTTCCAATGGACAAGTGACGAATTAAAGTATGTGCCTAGCCAATATCAGAATTATCCTAATATAGGCAGTTGGTATGGAACACAGACAGGAAACTATGAACAATTTTTAGCTACAGAACCAGAGATTATATTTGACTCTGTAGATGAAAGTGGTGAAGTATCCGATGTGGAAGATAGACAGAAAAAATTTGGTTCAATACCTGATGTTGCAGTTTACGATGATACAAATATTACTACAATGAATTCCTCTATTGAATTTGTTGGAAAGGTAGTTGGTGAAGAGTCAAAAGCTAAAGAACTTAACGAATTTAATGAAAAGAACATCAATAAAGTTGAAAGTGTAGCTAAAAACATTCCGGATAATGAAAGGAAAAAGGTATACTATGCCGAAAGTACCGATGGTCTATCAACTGATCCTTCAGATTCTGTACATGGCCAATTAATTGACTTATGTGGAGGAAAGAATGTTGCGGATATTGGAAATTCCAATTCCTCAAGTAGTGTGCAAGTTTCAATTGAACAGGTAATAAAATGGAACCCGGATATAATCATAACTACAGACTCTGAATTCTATAACGGCGTATATAATAACTCAAAGTGGTCCAATATAAAAGCAGTTAAGAACCATCAAGTTTATTTATCCCCTCCTCACCATACAAATGGTTTGACCGACCTGTAG
- the hxlB gene encoding 6-phospho-3-hexuloisomerase has protein sequence MELMKSSIEAIIENVKEAETYLDNDEINNFMNEITNAENVFVIGAGRSGLVAKAFAMRLMHLGISAYVVGETISPAINDEDCILAISGSGETNTIVSAAKTSKKRGARILSLTSYPKSSLGKISDVSIYVRGRTKAEADDKNYLKRQIDGNYTSLTPLGTAFELTSLIFLDGLICELMNRLGKTENDLKKRHAVLE, from the coding sequence ATGGAGTTAATGAAATCATCTATTGAAGCGATTATAGAGAACGTGAAGGAAGCTGAAACCTATCTTGACAATGATGAAATTAATAATTTTATGAATGAGATTACCAATGCAGAGAATGTTTTTGTAATAGGTGCAGGCAGATCAGGACTTGTTGCAAAAGCCTTTGCAATGAGATTAATGCATTTAGGAATAAGTGCATATGTTGTTGGAGAGACCATATCCCCTGCAATAAATGATGAGGATTGTATTTTGGCAATTTCAGGTTCAGGGGAAACTAACACAATTGTCTCTGCTGCAAAAACATCCAAAAAAAGAGGAGCAAGAATATTGTCCCTAACTTCATATCCAAAATCATCCCTAGGAAAAATATCCGATGTTTCCATATATGTTAGAGGAAGAACTAAAGCTGAAGCAGATGATAAAAATTATCTTAAACGTCAAATCGATGGTAATTACACATCACTTACTCCATTAGGTACTGCTTTTGAATTGACCTCACTTATATTTCTAGACGGACTCATATGTGAACTAATGAACAGGCTAGGTAAAACCGAAAATGACTTGAAAAAAAGACATGCAGTACTCGAATAA
- a CDS encoding LysR family transcriptional regulator — protein sequence MTDEVKPVIGIEINDRIYNYKLFQSLDLLSKTFSQRKAAKELGISHSVFNRRIINAEKSLGYKLVDKVGSGSELTDKGLELLDIYHTYNNRLKKSDNIRIAGGHIITGLIESLDLPFNIQVLSTDNDNAYDLAKDDLIDILALDDPLLAFKEDLNFTPIAFDSLVLVSNDENNQKINAIDDLSNLDFVSVKGTAQRLVWDTLNFNDIDYNIVKEVKSQFDAFKLVKNSDNLYTFLNASYFKGNSVLKNQTRHSLGLVYNPGYDGKVDDFVEYILDKCSDVIRLEGFTPIGY from the coding sequence ATGACTGATGAGGTAAAACCAGTAATTGGTATTGAAATAAATGATAGGATTTATAATTATAAGTTGTTTCAATCTTTAGACCTGTTATCTAAAACATTTTCTCAAAGAAAAGCAGCTAAAGAGTTAGGCATTTCCCATTCCGTTTTTAACAGAAGGATCATTAATGCAGAAAAGTCTCTGGGATATAAACTTGTAGATAAGGTAGGCTCCGGAAGCGAACTTACAGATAAGGGTTTGGAACTTTTGGATATCTATCATACCTATAATAATCGTCTTAAGAAATCAGATAATATTCGTATTGCTGGCGGACATATTATTACAGGTTTAATCGAATCATTAGACTTGCCTTTCAATATTCAGGTTCTAAGTACCGATAATGATAATGCATATGATCTTGCAAAGGATGACTTGATTGATATTCTTGCCTTGGATGATCCCCTTTTGGCATTTAAGGAGGATTTAAATTTCACTCCAATTGCATTTGATTCACTGGTTCTTGTTTCAAACGATGAAAACAATCAGAAGATAAATGCTATAGATGATTTATCCAATTTGGATTTTGTCTCTGTTAAGGGTACAGCTCAGAGATTGGTATGGGACACGTTAAACTTTAATGATATTGATTACAATATTGTAAAAGAAGTCAAATCTCAGTTTGATGCATTTAAACTTGTCAAGAACTCTGATAACCTTTATACTTTTCTAAATGCCAGCTATTTTAAAGGTAATTCTGTTTTAAAAAATCAGACAAGACATTCCTTAGGTCTGGTATATAATCCTGGATATGATGGTAAGGTTGATGATTTTGTTGAGTATATATTAGATAAATGTTCTGATGTCATTCGATTAGAGGGTTTTACTCCAATAGGATATTAA
- a CDS encoding DUF2142 domain-containing protein produces MSSINTYLKGLKEEVLSIKWYLVIYLLFSILFIYTSKFGPKTALAGFTVFTTLSCILLLIINKKELPIHKVAFLIIIVFGLCLVFLTPIYGGPDEFEHIVRAELTSRGELIPQYIDNPSNNLTHKDYISIRSIYLINQKNEYHGALFQKTIFQTPWDTQKIDYTPTFVYCAFAQNPFYGYIAPAIGMCIAKILDLNNIWLLWLGRLFNLILYAGIASYAIKKAPIYKEALFVCACFPLSIAQASIISIDATINSLMLLVIGYFLYMYELEDHTLTWKHIAIFSTLTLLCALTKITFIALGLLIFLIPKSKFKNNKTNILKVVGFLAISLLTELWLKLYANKVIANCGNRMYYLRNEASHKAYILHHPISYIQSMLHPQLHSFLLKNMFHFGNNGLINDATMGVALISFLIFCIIYPQNKKIKRSGRVGIFFIGLIILFGTITTLYLSYTKRFDLILGVQGRYLLPLLVFAPMILNINDTYKPTFKTRLLLYTFVIFFCTTLRFGTILQYLILI; encoded by the coding sequence ATGTCCTCGATTAATACATATTTAAAAGGTTTAAAAGAAGAAGTTTTAAGCATAAAATGGTATTTGGTTATATACCTCTTATTTTCAATATTATTTATTTATACAAGTAAATTCGGACCAAAAACTGCTCTAGCAGGATTTACAGTATTCACCACATTAAGCTGTATTTTATTATTAATCATAAACAAAAAAGAATTGCCCATACACAAAGTAGCTTTCTTAATTATCATTGTCTTTGGTTTATGTTTAGTCTTTTTAACTCCAATATATGGGGGACCTGATGAATTTGAACATATTGTAAGGGCAGAATTAACCTCCAGAGGAGAATTAATCCCTCAGTATATTGATAATCCAAGCAATAATCTAACTCATAAAGATTATATAAGCATAAGGTCAATCTATTTAATCAATCAGAAAAATGAATACCATGGAGCCTTGTTTCAAAAGACAATATTTCAAACCCCGTGGGATACTCAAAAGATAGATTACACACCGACATTTGTTTATTGTGCATTTGCCCAAAATCCTTTTTATGGATATATTGCACCTGCAATTGGAATGTGTATAGCAAAGATATTAGATTTAAATAATATATGGTTATTATGGCTTGGAAGATTGTTTAATTTAATATTATATGCAGGAATAGCATCATATGCAATTAAAAAAGCTCCAATATATAAAGAAGCATTATTTGTATGTGCCTGTTTCCCATTATCCATTGCCCAAGCCTCAATAATAAGCATAGATGCGACCATAAATTCATTGATGTTACTTGTAATTGGATATTTCCTATACATGTATGAATTAGAGGATCATACCCTAACTTGGAAACATATAGCAATCTTTTCCACTTTAACATTATTATGTGCATTAACGAAAATAACATTCATAGCATTAGGATTGTTAATATTTCTAATACCTAAATCCAAATTCAAAAATAATAAAACAAACATATTGAAAGTAGTCGGATTTTTAGCTATTAGTTTACTTACAGAATTATGGTTAAAGCTATATGCAAACAAAGTAATTGCAAACTGCGGAAACAGGATGTACTACCTTAGAAATGAGGCAAGTCATAAAGCATACATATTACATCATCCAATCTCCTATATACAAAGCATGTTACATCCACAGTTACATTCATTTTTACTGAAAAATATGTTTCATTTTGGTAATAACGGACTTATTAATGATGCCACCATGGGAGTAGCTTTAATATCCTTTTTAATATTCTGTATAATTTATCCGCAGAATAAGAAAATTAAAAGAAGTGGAAGGGTAGGAATATTCTTCATAGGACTGATAATCCTATTTGGAACAATTACCACATTATACTTATCTTATACAAAACGTTTCGATTTAATATTAGGTGTTCAAGGCAGATATCTATTACCTCTACTTGTATTTGCTCCAATGATATTAAATATTAATGATACATATAAACCTACATTTAAAACTAGATTATTACTATATACCTTTGTGATTTTCTTTTGTACAACACTTAGATTTGGAACAATCCTACAATATCTAATATTAATATAG